The Prochlorococcus sp. MIT 1300 genome has a window encoding:
- a CDS encoding TIGR01548 family HAD-type hydrolase, whose product MKGLLLFDIDGVIRDVSKSYRLAIQRTVNHFCGWEPALKEIDSLKAEGSWNNDWDCSLELIKRFQDAQNLSLNPPSRSHLIEIFSGFYFGGDPFTADRTEWKGFIRNEPLLVEKDFFEALSLKQITWGFVSGAEPESARFVLEDRIGLKNPPLIAMGDAPDKPNPQGFLQLANSLGKGQLGANFPPIGYLGDTVADVLTIKEARKKLPGQTFISLAIAPPHLQGVQHQNTRKEYENKLIKSGAERILCKTTDAIHFPFI is encoded by the coding sequence TTGAAAGGTTTGCTTCTATTCGACATTGACGGGGTCATTCGAGACGTCTCTAAAAGCTACCGTTTGGCCATTCAAAGAACCGTTAATCATTTCTGCGGCTGGGAGCCGGCCCTCAAGGAGATTGACAGCCTCAAGGCCGAAGGGAGCTGGAATAACGATTGGGATTGCAGCCTTGAGCTTATAAAAAGATTCCAAGATGCCCAGAACTTGTCATTAAATCCACCTTCTCGAAGTCACTTGATTGAGATCTTTAGTGGATTTTATTTTGGAGGGGATCCTTTCACAGCCGACCGAACTGAATGGAAAGGATTTATCCGAAACGAACCTTTACTAGTTGAAAAAGATTTTTTTGAAGCCTTAAGCCTCAAGCAAATTACGTGGGGGTTTGTTAGTGGGGCCGAACCCGAATCAGCAAGGTTTGTTCTTGAGGACCGGATTGGTCTCAAGAACCCCCCCCTAATTGCGATGGGAGACGCTCCTGACAAACCAAACCCTCAAGGTTTTTTGCAATTAGCCAACAGTCTTGGCAAAGGGCAGCTTGGCGCGAACTTCCCACCCATTGGATATCTAGGAGACACAGTCGCAGATGTTCTAACAATTAAAGAAGCAAGGAAAAAATTGCCGGGGCAAACATTTATCAGTTTAGCTATAGCGCCTCCACATCTTCAGGGAGTCCAACACCAAAATACCCGCAAAGAATATGAAAATAAACTTATCAAATCAGGTGCTGAAAGGATACTCTGCAAAACAACTGATGCTATACATTTCCCCTTCATCTAA